Proteins from one Strix aluco isolate bStrAlu1 chromosome 10, bStrAlu1.hap1, whole genome shotgun sequence genomic window:
- the SRPX2 gene encoding sushi repeat-containing protein SRPX2 produces the protein MAQEAAPVLLVVLTRLVSSTWHEGSGYYTAESHTNEVYVEETPPEPALDYHRVPQWCATLNIHRGEATCYSPRGGSYSSSLGTRCELSCARGYRLVGPSTVQCLPSRHWSGMAYCRQIRCHVLPAVLRGSYVCSAGVQMDSRCDYTCLPGYQLEGDRSRICMEDGRWSGSEPICVDMDPPKIRCPDSRERIAEPGKLTATVYWDPPRVKDSADGIIKRVMLRGPEPGSEFPEGEHVIRYTAHDQAYNRASCKFSVRIQVRRCPVLKPPQNGYLSCTSDGNNYGATCEYLCDGGYERQGSSLRVCQSTQQWTGSQPLCAPMQINTAVNSAASLLDQFHEKRRLLVISAPDPSNRYYKMQISMLQQAACGLDLRHVTTIELVGQPPHEVGRIREHQLSLGIIEELRQFLHLTRSHFNAVLLDKAGADRERYISPINPDELFVFIDTYLLSEREAARRAQSGDPCE, from the exons ATGGCGCAGGAGGCAGCCCCCGTCCTGCTGGTTGTCCTCACCAGGCTGGTGTCATCCACGTGGCACGAAG ggTCCGGCTACTACACGGCCGAGAGCCACACCAATGAAGTGTATGTGGAAGAAACCCCCCCCGAGCCTGCCCTGGACTACCACCGTG tgCCCCAGTGGTGTGCCACGCTCAACATCCACCGCGGAGAGGCCACCTGCTACTCACCCCGGGGGGGCTCctacagcagcagcctggggacacGCTGCGAGCTGAGCTGCGCCCGCGGGTACCGGCTGGTGGGGCCCAGCACCGTCCAGTGCCTGCCCAGCCGCCACTGGTCTGGGATGGCGTACTGCCGAC AAATCCGGTGCCATGTGCTGCCAGCGGTGCTGCGGGGCTCCTACGTGTGCTCGGCTGGCGTGCAGATGGATTCCCGCTGCGACTACACTTGCCTGCCCGGCTACCAGCTGGAGGGCGACCGGAGCCGCATCTGCATGGAGGACGGGCGCTGGAGCGGGAGCGAGCCAATCTGTGTAG ATATGGACCCTCCCAAGATCCGCTGCCCGGACTCCCGGGAGCGGATAGCCGAGCCAGGCAAGCTGACCGCCACCGTCTACTGGGACCCCCCCCGAGTGAAGGACTCTGCTGATGGCATCATCAAGAG GGTGATGCTGCGAGGCCCGGAGCCCGGCTCTGAATTCCCCGAAGGAGAGCATGTGATCCGCTACACCGCCCATGACCAGGCATACAACCGAGCCAGCTGCAAGTTCAGCGTCCGCATCCAAG TGAGGCGCTGCCCTGTCCTGAAGCCTCCGCAGAATGGCTACCTCTCCTGCACCTCCGACGGCAACAACTACGGTGCCACCTGCGAGTACCTGTGCGACGGGGGCTACGAGCGCCAGGGCAGCTCGCTGCGGGTCTGCCAGTCCACCCAACAGTGGACGGGCTCCCAGCCCCTTTGTGCAC CCATGCAGATCAACACGGCCGTGaattcagctgccagcctgctgGATCAGTTCCACGAGAAACGCCGCCTCCTTGTCATCTCAGCCCCCGACCCCTCTAACCGCTACTACAAGATGCAGATCTCCATGCTGCAG CAAGCTGCCTGCGGGCTGGACCTGCGTCACGTCACCACCATCGAGCTGGTGGGGCAGCCCCCACACGAGGTGGGACGCATCCGGGAGCACCAGCTGTCCCTCGGCATCATCGAGGAGCTCAG GCAGTTCCTGCACCTCACCCGCTCCCACTTCAACGCCGTGCTGCTGGACAAGGCGGGTGCCGACCGCGAGCGCTACATCTCCCCCATCAACCCCGACGAGCTCTTCGTCTTCATCGACACCTACCTGCTGAGCGAGAGGGAGGCAGCACGGCGGGCGCAGAGTGGGGACCCCTGCGAGTGA
- the SYTL4 gene encoding synaptotagmin-like protein 4 isoform X1, translating into MSEAVDLSFLSDVERDLILQVLQRDEELRKAEERRIRRLKNELLEIRRKGAKRSSQRYSERTCARCQQSLGRINPKANTCRGCNHLVCRDCRSYCPNGSWRCKVCSKEAELKKTTGDWFYDQRVNRFANRLGSDMVRLSLRHRSAASKRETVGQTLLQKAQLGEPKSSSAARQQSPPARREGPSLFLDASDPRDGKSDTESMENMSLDGYKPSPSGVGGRSNSLERAAPLRDGKQVAAPAGSAASSLTLPLRSKNVFSDGRDAAVGSRTSALVDEHETIFKKNPRRVLRPADYTKSVIDLRPEDFVGEGSSLGDRSKSVPGLNMELEEEEEDIDNLVEIHRQRVARGSMRSGTSSSTLGSMVSIYSEAGDFGNVAVTGGISFSLSYEQKTQTLFIHVKECRQLAYGDEGKKRSNPYVKTYLLPDRSRQGKRKTTIKRNTINPLYNELLKYEINKSLLLARTLQFSVWHHDRFGRNTFLGEVEVPLDTWNFESHLEEFLPLHGKIVTDAAGLHQYKGELVVSMKYIPSSKHPGAGNGRKGKTGEGGELQVWIKEAKNLTAAKSGGTSDSFVKGYLLPHKNKASKRKTPVVKKTLNPHYNHTFVYNGINAEELQHICLELTVWDREPLSSNDFLGGVRLGVGNGMSNGQAVDWMDSTGEELNLWQKMRQYPGSWAEGTLQLRSTMAKLRP; encoded by the exons ATGTCGGAGGCCGTGGATCTGTCTTTCCTGTCGGATGTGGAGAGGGATTTGATCCTGCAAGTCCTGCAGCGCGACGAGGAGCTCCGcaaagcagaggagaggagaatcAG GCGCCTGAAGAACGAGCTGCTGGAGATCCGGCGCAAGGGAGCCAAGCGGAGCAGCCAGCGCTACAGCGAGCGGACATGTGCCCGCTGCCAGCAGAGCCTGGGCCGCATCAACCCCAAGGCCAACACCTGCCGGGGCTGCAACCACTTGGTGTGTCGGGACTGCCGCTCCTACTGCCCCAACGGCTCCTGGCGCTGCAAAGTCTGCTCCAAGGAGGC CGAGCTGAAGAAGACGACGGGTGACTGGTTTTATGACCAGAGAGTCAACCGCTTTGCCAACCGGCTGGGCAGCGACATGGTGCGGCTGTCCCTGCGGCACAGGTCGGCAG CCAGCAAAAGAGAGACCGTGGGACAAACCCTCCTCCAGAAAGCCCAGCTTGGCGAGCCCAAAAGCTCCTCTGCAGCCCGGCAGCAGAGCCCTCCGGCACGCCGGGAAGGGCCCAG TTTGTTTCTGGATGCCTCAGATCCTCGGGATGGCAAAAGCGACACAGAGTCCATGGAAAACATGAGCCTGGATGGCTACAAACCTAGTCCCAGTGGTGTGGGGGGCAG GAGTAACTCCCTGGAGAGAGCTGCCCCTCTCAGAGATGGAAAGCAGGTTGCTGCGCCAGCAGGATCTGCTGcctccagcctgaccctccctCTCCGCTCCAAAAACGTGTTCTCTGACGGACGG GATGCCGCCGTGGGGAGCCGCACCAGTGCCTTGGTGGATGAGCACGAAACGATATTCAAGAAGAATCCCCGGCGGGTGTTGAGGCCTGCGG ACTACACCAAGTCGGTGATCGACCTGCGCCCGGAGGACTTTGTGGGGGAAGGCAGCTCTTTGGGGGACAGGAGCAAGTCGGTCCCTGGCCTCAACATGGAGCTG gaggaggaggaggaggacatcGATAACCTGGTGGAGATCCATCGCCAGAGGGTGGCCCGTGGCAGCATGCGCAGCGGCACCTCCTCG AGCACTCTGGGGAGCATGGTCAGCATTTACAGTGAGGCCGGCGACTTCGGCAATGTCGCGGTCACCGGCGGAATCTCCTTCTCCCTGAGCTACGAGCAGAAGACGCAGACCTTGTTCATTCATGTGAAGGAGTGTCGCCAGCTGGCCTACGGGGACGAGGGCAAGAAGCGCTCCAACCC GTATGTGAAGACCTACCTCCTGCCGGACAGATCCCGGCAAGGGAAACGCAAGACGACCATCAAACGCAACACAATCAACCCCCTGTACAACGAGCTGCTGAAG TACGAGATTAACAAGTCCCTGCTGCTTGCAAGGACGCTACAGTTCTCTGTCTGGCACCACGATCGCTTTGGCCGCAACACGTTCCTGGGGGAGGTGGAGGTCCCACTGGACACCTGGAACTTCGAGAGTCACCTGGAGGAGTTTCTGCCCCTGCACGGCAAG ATTGTCACAGATGCTGCTGGTCTCCATCAGTACAAGGGAGAGCTGGTTGTCTCCATGAAGTACATCCCATCTTCCAAGCACCCCGGTGCTGGGAACGGCAGGAAGG GCAAAACAGGGGAAGGGGGTGAGCTCCAGGTCTGGATCAAAGAAGCCAAGAACCTCACAGCTGCCAAATCTGGGGGGACCTCAGACAGCTTTGTCAAGGG CTACCTCCTGCCACACAAAAACAAAGCCTCCAAGAGGAAGACGCCTGTGGTGAAGAAGACCCTGAACCCTCACTACAATCACACCTTTGTCTACAATGGCATCAACGCCGAGGAGCTGCAGCACATCTGCCTGGAGCTGACGGTCTGGGACCGGGAGCCCCTGTCCAGCAACGACTTCCTTGGGGGTGTTCGTCTGGGGGTGGGCAACG GCATGAGCAACGGGCAGGCTGTGGACTGGATGGACTCCACGGGCGAGGAGCTGAACCTGTGGCAGAAGATGCGCCAGTACCCGGGCTCGTGGGCAGAGGGGACGCTCCAGCTCCGCTCCACCATGGCCAAGCTGAGGCCGTAG
- the TSPAN6 gene encoding tetraspanin-6 isoform X1, with amino-acid sequence MASPSRRLQTKPVITCLKSVLLTYTFVFWVSGIVLLAVGVWGRVSLAVYFSLLDEKATNVPFVLVGAGTVVVLLGTFGCFATCRGSTWMLKLYAMLLSLIFLIVLVAAVVGFVFRHEIKTNFESNLNLALRDYNVTADRHSEAVDTIQRTLHCCGVQNYSDWERTEYFTQRGIPRSCCKSQDDCSEEDLKDPSKAKLKVFVDGCFFLVTSTMESKMSVVAGISFGIACFQLVGIILACCLSQYITNNQYEMV; translated from the exons ATGGCGTCCCCGTCGCGGCGGCTGCAGACGAAGCCGGTGATCACCTGCCTCAAGAGCGTCCTGCTCACCTACACCTTCGTCTTCTGG gtGTCGGGCATCGTGCTGCTGGCTGTGGGCGTTTGGGGCAGGGTGAGCCTGGCCGTCTACTTCTCCTTGCTGGACGAGAAGGCCACCAACGTCCCCTTCGTCCTGGTGGGTGCCGGCACCGTCGTCGTCCTCCTGGGCACCTTCGGCTGCTTCGCCACTTGCCGCGGCAGCACCTGGATGCTCAAGCTG TACGCCATGCTCCTGTCCCTCATCTTCCTCATTGTCCTGGTGGCCGCCGTTGTTGGGTTCGTCTTCAGGCATGAG ATTAAGACAAACTTTGAGAGTAACCTTAACCTGGCCTTGAGGGACTACAACGTGACCGCGGATCGGCACAGCGAGGCTGTTGACACCATCCAGAGGACT ctgcacTGCTGTGGGGTGCAGAACTATTCGGACTGGGAGAGGACTGAGTACTTCACCCAGAGGGGCATCCCCCGCAGCTGCTGCAAGAGCCAGGATGACTGCTCGGAGGAGGATCTGAAAGACCCAAGCAAAGCCAAGCTGAAAGTGTTTGTGGAT GGTTGTTTTTTCCTGGTGACGTCGACGATGGAGTCAAAAATGAGTGTTGTGGCTGGAATTTCCTTTGGCATCGCATGCTTCCAG ttagTTGGCATCATTCTCGCCTGCTGCCTGTCCCAGTACATCACAAACAATCAGTATGAGATGGTGTAG
- the SYTL4 gene encoding synaptotagmin-like protein 4 isoform X2, which translates to MSEAVDLSFLSDVERDLILQVLQRDEELRKAEERRIRRLKNELLEIRRKGAKRSSQRYSERTCARCQQSLGRINPKANTCRGCNHLVCRDCRSYCPNGSWRCKVCSKEAELKKTTGDWFYDQRVNRFANRLGSDMVRLSLRHRSAASKRETVGQTLLQKAQLGEPKSSSAARQQSPPARREGPSLFLDASDPRDGKSDTESMENMSLDGYKPSPSGVGGRSNSLERAAPLRDGKQVAAPAGSAASSLTLPLRSKNVFSDGRDAAVGSRTSALVDEHETIFKKNPRRVLRPADYTKSVIDLRPEDFVGEGSSLGDRSKSVPGLNMELEEEEDIDNLVEIHRQRVARGSMRSGTSSSTLGSMVSIYSEAGDFGNVAVTGGISFSLSYEQKTQTLFIHVKECRQLAYGDEGKKRSNPYVKTYLLPDRSRQGKRKTTIKRNTINPLYNELLKYEINKSLLLARTLQFSVWHHDRFGRNTFLGEVEVPLDTWNFESHLEEFLPLHGKIVTDAAGLHQYKGELVVSMKYIPSSKHPGAGNGRKGKTGEGGELQVWIKEAKNLTAAKSGGTSDSFVKGYLLPHKNKASKRKTPVVKKTLNPHYNHTFVYNGINAEELQHICLELTVWDREPLSSNDFLGGVRLGVGNGMSNGQAVDWMDSTGEELNLWQKMRQYPGSWAEGTLQLRSTMAKLRP; encoded by the exons ATGTCGGAGGCCGTGGATCTGTCTTTCCTGTCGGATGTGGAGAGGGATTTGATCCTGCAAGTCCTGCAGCGCGACGAGGAGCTCCGcaaagcagaggagaggagaatcAG GCGCCTGAAGAACGAGCTGCTGGAGATCCGGCGCAAGGGAGCCAAGCGGAGCAGCCAGCGCTACAGCGAGCGGACATGTGCCCGCTGCCAGCAGAGCCTGGGCCGCATCAACCCCAAGGCCAACACCTGCCGGGGCTGCAACCACTTGGTGTGTCGGGACTGCCGCTCCTACTGCCCCAACGGCTCCTGGCGCTGCAAAGTCTGCTCCAAGGAGGC CGAGCTGAAGAAGACGACGGGTGACTGGTTTTATGACCAGAGAGTCAACCGCTTTGCCAACCGGCTGGGCAGCGACATGGTGCGGCTGTCCCTGCGGCACAGGTCGGCAG CCAGCAAAAGAGAGACCGTGGGACAAACCCTCCTCCAGAAAGCCCAGCTTGGCGAGCCCAAAAGCTCCTCTGCAGCCCGGCAGCAGAGCCCTCCGGCACGCCGGGAAGGGCCCAG TTTGTTTCTGGATGCCTCAGATCCTCGGGATGGCAAAAGCGACACAGAGTCCATGGAAAACATGAGCCTGGATGGCTACAAACCTAGTCCCAGTGGTGTGGGGGGCAG GAGTAACTCCCTGGAGAGAGCTGCCCCTCTCAGAGATGGAAAGCAGGTTGCTGCGCCAGCAGGATCTGCTGcctccagcctgaccctccctCTCCGCTCCAAAAACGTGTTCTCTGACGGACGG GATGCCGCCGTGGGGAGCCGCACCAGTGCCTTGGTGGATGAGCACGAAACGATATTCAAGAAGAATCCCCGGCGGGTGTTGAGGCCTGCGG ACTACACCAAGTCGGTGATCGACCTGCGCCCGGAGGACTTTGTGGGGGAAGGCAGCTCTTTGGGGGACAGGAGCAAGTCGGTCCCTGGCCTCAACATGGAGCTG gaggaggaggaggacatcGATAACCTGGTGGAGATCCATCGCCAGAGGGTGGCCCGTGGCAGCATGCGCAGCGGCACCTCCTCG AGCACTCTGGGGAGCATGGTCAGCATTTACAGTGAGGCCGGCGACTTCGGCAATGTCGCGGTCACCGGCGGAATCTCCTTCTCCCTGAGCTACGAGCAGAAGACGCAGACCTTGTTCATTCATGTGAAGGAGTGTCGCCAGCTGGCCTACGGGGACGAGGGCAAGAAGCGCTCCAACCC GTATGTGAAGACCTACCTCCTGCCGGACAGATCCCGGCAAGGGAAACGCAAGACGACCATCAAACGCAACACAATCAACCCCCTGTACAACGAGCTGCTGAAG TACGAGATTAACAAGTCCCTGCTGCTTGCAAGGACGCTACAGTTCTCTGTCTGGCACCACGATCGCTTTGGCCGCAACACGTTCCTGGGGGAGGTGGAGGTCCCACTGGACACCTGGAACTTCGAGAGTCACCTGGAGGAGTTTCTGCCCCTGCACGGCAAG ATTGTCACAGATGCTGCTGGTCTCCATCAGTACAAGGGAGAGCTGGTTGTCTCCATGAAGTACATCCCATCTTCCAAGCACCCCGGTGCTGGGAACGGCAGGAAGG GCAAAACAGGGGAAGGGGGTGAGCTCCAGGTCTGGATCAAAGAAGCCAAGAACCTCACAGCTGCCAAATCTGGGGGGACCTCAGACAGCTTTGTCAAGGG CTACCTCCTGCCACACAAAAACAAAGCCTCCAAGAGGAAGACGCCTGTGGTGAAGAAGACCCTGAACCCTCACTACAATCACACCTTTGTCTACAATGGCATCAACGCCGAGGAGCTGCAGCACATCTGCCTGGAGCTGACGGTCTGGGACCGGGAGCCCCTGTCCAGCAACGACTTCCTTGGGGGTGTTCGTCTGGGGGTGGGCAACG GCATGAGCAACGGGCAGGCTGTGGACTGGATGGACTCCACGGGCGAGGAGCTGAACCTGTGGCAGAAGATGCGCCAGTACCCGGGCTCGTGGGCAGAGGGGACGCTCCAGCTCCGCTCCACCATGGCCAAGCTGAGGCCGTAG
- the SYTL4 gene encoding synaptotagmin-like protein 4 isoform X3 produces MVRLSLRHRSAASKRETVGQTLLQKAQLGEPKSSSAARQQSPPARREGPSLFLDASDPRDGKSDTESMENMSLDGYKPSPSGVGGRSNSLERAAPLRDGKQVAAPAGSAASSLTLPLRSKNVFSDGRDAAVGSRTSALVDEHETIFKKNPRRVLRPADYTKSVIDLRPEDFVGEGSSLGDRSKSVPGLNMELEEEEEDIDNLVEIHRQRVARGSMRSGTSSSTLGSMVSIYSEAGDFGNVAVTGGISFSLSYEQKTQTLFIHVKECRQLAYGDEGKKRSNPYVKTYLLPDRSRQGKRKTTIKRNTINPLYNELLKYEINKSLLLARTLQFSVWHHDRFGRNTFLGEVEVPLDTWNFESHLEEFLPLHGKIVTDAAGLHQYKGELVVSMKYIPSSKHPGAGNGRKGKTGEGGELQVWIKEAKNLTAAKSGGTSDSFVKGYLLPHKNKASKRKTPVVKKTLNPHYNHTFVYNGINAEELQHICLELTVWDREPLSSNDFLGGVRLGVGNGMSNGQAVDWMDSTGEELNLWQKMRQYPGSWAEGTLQLRSTMAKLRP; encoded by the exons ATGGTGCGGCTGTCCCTGCGGCACAGGTCGGCAG CCAGCAAAAGAGAGACCGTGGGACAAACCCTCCTCCAGAAAGCCCAGCTTGGCGAGCCCAAAAGCTCCTCTGCAGCCCGGCAGCAGAGCCCTCCGGCACGCCGGGAAGGGCCCAG TTTGTTTCTGGATGCCTCAGATCCTCGGGATGGCAAAAGCGACACAGAGTCCATGGAAAACATGAGCCTGGATGGCTACAAACCTAGTCCCAGTGGTGTGGGGGGCAG GAGTAACTCCCTGGAGAGAGCTGCCCCTCTCAGAGATGGAAAGCAGGTTGCTGCGCCAGCAGGATCTGCTGcctccagcctgaccctccctCTCCGCTCCAAAAACGTGTTCTCTGACGGACGG GATGCCGCCGTGGGGAGCCGCACCAGTGCCTTGGTGGATGAGCACGAAACGATATTCAAGAAGAATCCCCGGCGGGTGTTGAGGCCTGCGG ACTACACCAAGTCGGTGATCGACCTGCGCCCGGAGGACTTTGTGGGGGAAGGCAGCTCTTTGGGGGACAGGAGCAAGTCGGTCCCTGGCCTCAACATGGAGCTG gaggaggaggaggaggacatcGATAACCTGGTGGAGATCCATCGCCAGAGGGTGGCCCGTGGCAGCATGCGCAGCGGCACCTCCTCG AGCACTCTGGGGAGCATGGTCAGCATTTACAGTGAGGCCGGCGACTTCGGCAATGTCGCGGTCACCGGCGGAATCTCCTTCTCCCTGAGCTACGAGCAGAAGACGCAGACCTTGTTCATTCATGTGAAGGAGTGTCGCCAGCTGGCCTACGGGGACGAGGGCAAGAAGCGCTCCAACCC GTATGTGAAGACCTACCTCCTGCCGGACAGATCCCGGCAAGGGAAACGCAAGACGACCATCAAACGCAACACAATCAACCCCCTGTACAACGAGCTGCTGAAG TACGAGATTAACAAGTCCCTGCTGCTTGCAAGGACGCTACAGTTCTCTGTCTGGCACCACGATCGCTTTGGCCGCAACACGTTCCTGGGGGAGGTGGAGGTCCCACTGGACACCTGGAACTTCGAGAGTCACCTGGAGGAGTTTCTGCCCCTGCACGGCAAG ATTGTCACAGATGCTGCTGGTCTCCATCAGTACAAGGGAGAGCTGGTTGTCTCCATGAAGTACATCCCATCTTCCAAGCACCCCGGTGCTGGGAACGGCAGGAAGG GCAAAACAGGGGAAGGGGGTGAGCTCCAGGTCTGGATCAAAGAAGCCAAGAACCTCACAGCTGCCAAATCTGGGGGGACCTCAGACAGCTTTGTCAAGGG CTACCTCCTGCCACACAAAAACAAAGCCTCCAAGAGGAAGACGCCTGTGGTGAAGAAGACCCTGAACCCTCACTACAATCACACCTTTGTCTACAATGGCATCAACGCCGAGGAGCTGCAGCACATCTGCCTGGAGCTGACGGTCTGGGACCGGGAGCCCCTGTCCAGCAACGACTTCCTTGGGGGTGTTCGTCTGGGGGTGGGCAACG GCATGAGCAACGGGCAGGCTGTGGACTGGATGGACTCCACGGGCGAGGAGCTGAACCTGTGGCAGAAGATGCGCCAGTACCCGGGCTCGTGGGCAGAGGGGACGCTCCAGCTCCGCTCCACCATGGCCAAGCTGAGGCCGTAG
- the TSPAN6 gene encoding tetraspanin-6 isoform X2: MASPSRRLQTKPVITCLKSVLLTYTFVFWVSGIVLLAVGVWGRVSLAVYFSLLDEKATNVPFVLVGAGTVVVLLGTFGCFATCRGSTWMLKLIKTNFESNLNLALRDYNVTADRHSEAVDTIQRTLHCCGVQNYSDWERTEYFTQRGIPRSCCKSQDDCSEEDLKDPSKAKLKVFVDGCFFLVTSTMESKMSVVAGISFGIACFQLVGIILACCLSQYITNNQYEMV; the protein is encoded by the exons ATGGCGTCCCCGTCGCGGCGGCTGCAGACGAAGCCGGTGATCACCTGCCTCAAGAGCGTCCTGCTCACCTACACCTTCGTCTTCTGG gtGTCGGGCATCGTGCTGCTGGCTGTGGGCGTTTGGGGCAGGGTGAGCCTGGCCGTCTACTTCTCCTTGCTGGACGAGAAGGCCACCAACGTCCCCTTCGTCCTGGTGGGTGCCGGCACCGTCGTCGTCCTCCTGGGCACCTTCGGCTGCTTCGCCACTTGCCGCGGCAGCACCTGGATGCTCAAGCTG ATTAAGACAAACTTTGAGAGTAACCTTAACCTGGCCTTGAGGGACTACAACGTGACCGCGGATCGGCACAGCGAGGCTGTTGACACCATCCAGAGGACT ctgcacTGCTGTGGGGTGCAGAACTATTCGGACTGGGAGAGGACTGAGTACTTCACCCAGAGGGGCATCCCCCGCAGCTGCTGCAAGAGCCAGGATGACTGCTCGGAGGAGGATCTGAAAGACCCAAGCAAAGCCAAGCTGAAAGTGTTTGTGGAT GGTTGTTTTTTCCTGGTGACGTCGACGATGGAGTCAAAAATGAGTGTTGTGGCTGGAATTTCCTTTGGCATCGCATGCTTCCAG ttagTTGGCATCATTCTCGCCTGCTGCCTGTCCCAGTACATCACAAACAATCAGTATGAGATGGTGTAG